The following are encoded together in the Arcticibacterium luteifluviistationis genome:
- a CDS encoding AMP-binding protein, producing the protein MITKRILNNAKLFPNKDAVVFNGTTVSYGDLAKSIHGKVLNGNDSSGIGFVFNTNPVETLCSVLASNLLKRPVLVVPEDFPKRNLDKHTETGIPSDAFIGILTSGSSGKPKTVWKSNDNWELAFKHQSEVFSVGKEDKVFVLDALSYSANLNAALHILWEGGTLVLGQLKKANKWQQMLEEREVTSCFLVPSHCQLLLQDGFVNENIKSLVTAGEKLPAKMAKELLEHFPKTILTEYYGAAELGHITYHQNADIYNFPHSVGKPFPQVRVEVKDDKVTVSSPFVSSEYKENGTVDDLGYFDKGDRLILKGRSGRMFNRRALNIYAQEIENIALEFDSVEKAVLVESEINQRLSLYFTTNSKALGNDEEELAAFLRECLPSSKMPSFVKELKEIPHSNAGKVDFRALSKMSGEDKIMNIAS; encoded by the coding sequence TTGATAACAAAGAGAATACTTAATAATGCAAAACTGTTTCCAAATAAAGACGCTGTTGTCTTTAACGGGACTACTGTCTCTTATGGGGACTTAGCCAAAAGTATTCATGGGAAAGTATTAAACGGAAATGATTCTAGTGGAATAGGTTTTGTTTTTAACACTAATCCTGTTGAAACTTTATGTAGCGTTTTAGCTTCAAATCTTCTAAAAAGACCAGTTCTAGTTGTTCCCGAAGACTTTCCAAAGAGAAATCTTGATAAGCATACCGAAACAGGAATTCCTTCTGACGCATTTATTGGGATTCTTACATCAGGAAGTTCAGGTAAACCAAAGACTGTTTGGAAAAGTAATGACAATTGGGAATTAGCCTTCAAACATCAAAGCGAGGTTTTTAGTGTAGGAAAAGAAGACAAGGTTTTCGTATTAGATGCATTGTCATATTCGGCAAATTTGAATGCCGCTTTACATATTCTTTGGGAAGGTGGTACTTTAGTTTTGGGCCAATTGAAAAAGGCGAACAAGTGGCAGCAGATGCTTGAAGAAAGAGAAGTGACATCTTGCTTTTTAGTTCCGTCGCATTGTCAATTGCTCCTTCAAGATGGATTTGTCAATGAAAATATAAAATCTTTAGTAACCGCAGGTGAAAAGCTTCCTGCTAAAATGGCTAAAGAACTTTTAGAACATTTCCCGAAAACTATACTTACAGAGTATTATGGTGCTGCCGAGTTAGGGCATATTACTTATCATCAAAACGCTGATATTTATAATTTCCCACATTCTGTAGGGAAACCTTTTCCTCAGGTTAGGGTAGAGGTTAAGGACGATAAAGTTACGGTTTCAAGTCCTTTTGTTTCTTCGGAATATAAAGAGAATGGTACCGTAGATGATTTAGGTTACTTTGATAAGGGAGATAGGCTTATTTTGAAAGGTAGATCAGGCCGTATGTTTAATAGACGTGCCCTGAATATTTATGCTCAAGAAATTGAGAATATAGCCCTAGAGTTTGATTCTGTAGAAAAAGCGGTTCTGGTAGAAAGCGAAATAAATCAACGCCTAAGTTTATATTTCACTACCAATAGTAAGGCTTTAGGAAATGATGAAGAGGAACTTGCAGCATTTTTACGTGAGTGTTTGCCAAGTTCTAAAATGCCAAGTTTTGTAAAAGAGCTTAAGGAAATTCCGCATTCAAATGCCGGAAAGGTTGATTTCCGTGCATTGAGTAAAATGTCTGGTGAAGATAAAATCATGAACATCGCTTCATAG
- a CDS encoding 6-pyruvoyl trahydropterin synthase family protein: protein MIRITRRENFNAAHRLFNPKWSEEKNYEVFGPCSRLHGHNWTLYVTVAGEIDEETGFVMDLKKLKDLVREVIIDKVDHTYLNEDVDFLRGKLPSTEIFSREIWRLLSPILKDRYGVELFEIKLHETENHFAQYFGE, encoded by the coding sequence ATGATTCGAATAACTAGAAGAGAGAACTTTAATGCAGCCCATAGGCTTTTCAACCCTAAGTGGTCTGAAGAAAAGAACTATGAAGTTTTTGGGCCTTGCAGTAGGCTTCATGGGCATAACTGGACTCTTTATGTTACAGTTGCCGGGGAGATAGACGAGGAGACGGGCTTTGTGATGGATCTTAAAAAATTGAAAGATTTAGTTCGAGAGGTGATTATCGATAAGGTAGATCATACGTACTTGAATGAAGATGTAGACTTTTTAAGAGGGAAATTGCCAAGTACTGAGATATTTTCTAGAGAAATATGGAGGCTACTAAGTCCTATTCTTAAAGATAGGTATGGTGTAGAGTTATTTGAGATTAAGCTTCACGAAACAGAAAATCATTTCGCCCAATATTTCGGCGAATAG
- the sufB gene encoding Fe-S cluster assembly protein SufB produces MRKDLELLEEVTGTDYKYGFYTDIEADEAPPGLDESIVRFISAKKKEPEWMLDWRLKAFKIWQGMTEPEWANVTYTKPDFQAIKYYSAPKQVKTLDSMDEVDPELRKTFERLGISLNEQKRLSGVAVDAVIDSVSVATTFKKELGEKGIIFCSMSEAIENHPDLVKKYMGSVVPVKDNFYAALNAAVFSDGSFCYIPKGVRCPMELSTYFRINAAGTGQFERTLIVADDDSYVSYLEGCTAPQRDENQLHAAVVEIYTGENAEVKYSTVQNWYPGDKNGLGGVFNFVTKRGLCFGKNSKISWTQVETGSAITWKYPSVILKGDNSIGEFYSVAVTNNYQQADTGTKMIHLGKNTKSRIVSKGISAGKSQNSYRGLVDISKRAENSRNYSQCDSMLLGDQCGAHTFPYIEVNNSTASVEHEATTSKIGEDQLFYCNQRGIDTEAAVALIVNGYAKEVLKQLPMEFAVEAQKLLEISLEGSVG; encoded by the coding sequence ATGAGAAAAGATTTAGAGCTGCTAGAAGAAGTTACTGGCACCGATTATAAATACGGTTTTTACACAGATATAGAAGCTGACGAGGCTCCTCCAGGTTTGGATGAGAGTATTGTACGTTTTATATCGGCTAAAAAGAAAGAGCCAGAATGGATGCTTGATTGGCGACTAAAGGCTTTTAAAATATGGCAAGGAATGACGGAGCCAGAATGGGCAAATGTCACTTACACCAAGCCAGACTTTCAAGCTATAAAGTATTACTCTGCTCCAAAGCAAGTAAAAACGCTCGATAGTATGGACGAAGTAGATCCTGAGTTAAGAAAGACTTTTGAGAGACTTGGGATTTCTTTAAATGAACAAAAAAGGCTTTCTGGTGTAGCAGTTGATGCAGTTATTGATTCGGTTTCTGTAGCTACTACTTTCAAAAAGGAATTAGGCGAGAAAGGAATTATTTTCTGTTCTATGTCTGAGGCTATTGAAAATCACCCAGATTTAGTGAAGAAGTACATGGGCTCTGTGGTCCCTGTTAAAGATAATTTTTATGCAGCTTTAAATGCAGCTGTATTTTCTGATGGTTCTTTCTGTTATATTCCTAAAGGAGTAAGATGCCCAATGGAGCTTTCTACTTACTTTAGAATTAATGCGGCAGGTACAGGCCAGTTTGAACGTACTTTGATAGTGGCTGACGACGATTCTTATGTAAGTTACCTAGAAGGTTGTACTGCACCGCAGAGAGATGAAAATCAATTACACGCAGCTGTGGTTGAAATTTATACTGGAGAAAACGCTGAAGTAAAATATTCAACTGTTCAAAACTGGTATCCAGGAGATAAGAACGGTCTAGGAGGAGTGTTCAACTTCGTTACAAAAAGAGGTTTATGCTTCGGTAAGAATTCTAAAATTTCTTGGACACAAGTAGAAACAGGTTCTGCCATTACTTGGAAATATCCTTCAGTTATTTTGAAAGGTGATAATTCTATCGGTGAATTTTATTCTGTTGCGGTAACTAATAACTATCAACAAGCAGATACGGGTACCAAAATGATTCACTTAGGTAAGAACACTAAGAGTAGAATTGTTTCAAAAGGTATTTCTGCTGGTAAAAGCCAAAACTCTTATAGAGGTTTGGTTGACATCTCAAAAAGGGCTGAAAATTCTAGAAACTATTCTCAGTGTGATTCTATGCTTTTGGGAGACCAATGCGGAGCTCATACATTCCCATATATTGAAGTGAATAACTCTACGGCTTCTGTGGAGCATGAGGCTACTACTTCTAAAATTGGTGAAGACCAGTTGTTTTATTGTAACCAACGTGGAATTGATACTGAGGCGGCAGTTGCCTTAATTGTTAACGGTTATGCCAAAGAGGTTTTGAAACAATTACCAATGGAATTTGCTGTAGAAGCTCAAAAACTTCTTGAGATTTCCTTAGAAGGCTCAGTAGGTTAA
- a CDS encoding TonB-dependent receptor, with translation MLRIILIMTLVSLHSFGQDSLQLELSEIKVSANINQSEIIKTARNVSVISAEEIAKSPTKTIDGILQYALNVDVRSRSPFGVQADISIRGGHFDQTLVMIDGVKMNDPQTGHHTLNLPIPVELIERIEVLQGGASRVYGPNAFSGLINIITKTSAKGASSVGIAGGENGLYKLDGTLALQGKKTNSFVSLSKVHSDGYSYNTAFDRSSIYAKTTIESKKGFLTLQGGIMDNDFGASNFYHPKFYDQYEETGSRFLALSKTHNFSNKLSGTLIASIRNHKDLYDFNNYIDSPQTYSSVNFHKSNVIDLEWKMRYLSDFGASSVGVEWRQEGIISNRLGDEVSEPKEVKGYSGIFYDKAKIRQNFSAYLEQQKTFGKLMLSGGALLNFNSQFGTKLYPGLDASYAVSTGLSVYGTVNKSLRFPTFTEMYLNTSTVKADPNLLPEKAINYEVGVKRFTSWTNFTASVFYKQTTDAIDKIKRPNLEVPTMENIDNINMAGLELVGQFDLAKKLNNSNFWFQKLQFNYAYLVADRKEIDFQSFYTLNFLKHKFGVGTFYRLTKDVSASVFYTYKLRKGNFQLDGESPLQNYKPVHLVDVRVDYTRKRFKVFVDANNLLNYEYFEFGFVEQPRRWLSGGIKLTF, from the coding sequence ATGCTTCGTATTATACTTATTATGACTCTAGTGAGTCTACACTCCTTTGGGCAAGATAGCCTACAACTTGAACTATCAGAAATAAAGGTTTCGGCTAATATTAACCAATCGGAAATTATTAAAACAGCTAGAAATGTTTCGGTGATTTCTGCCGAAGAAATAGCTAAGTCTCCTACGAAAACGATTGATGGTATTTTACAATATGCCCTTAATGTGGATGTAAGGTCACGTTCACCGTTTGGTGTACAGGCTGATATTAGCATTAGAGGAGGGCATTTTGACCAAACCTTGGTAATGATAGATGGAGTTAAAATGAATGACCCGCAAACGGGGCACCATACGCTTAATTTGCCTATTCCGGTAGAGCTAATTGAAAGAATAGAGGTTTTACAAGGAGGAGCCTCTAGAGTTTACGGTCCAAATGCATTTTCTGGTTTGATTAATATAATAACCAAAACTTCTGCCAAAGGAGCTTCAAGTGTTGGAATAGCTGGCGGTGAAAATGGACTTTATAAACTGGACGGAACGTTGGCTTTGCAGGGCAAAAAAACGAATAGCTTTGTTTCTTTATCAAAAGTGCATTCTGATGGGTATTCTTATAATACGGCTTTTGACAGATCTTCTATTTACGCTAAAACAACAATTGAGAGCAAAAAAGGTTTTTTGACATTACAAGGAGGAATCATGGACAATGATTTTGGGGCATCAAACTTTTATCATCCTAAGTTTTATGATCAATATGAAGAAACGGGGAGTAGATTTTTGGCTTTATCTAAGACGCATAACTTTTCGAATAAACTATCTGGTACGCTGATAGCGTCAATCAGAAATCATAAAGACTTATACGATTTTAACAATTATATCGATAGTCCTCAAACCTATAGTAGTGTTAATTTTCATAAATCTAATGTAATTGACTTAGAATGGAAAATGAGGTATTTGTCTGATTTTGGTGCGAGTTCAGTGGGAGTAGAATGGCGTCAAGAAGGAATTATAAGTAATAGACTTGGTGACGAGGTCTCGGAGCCAAAGGAAGTTAAAGGGTATTCTGGCATTTTTTATGATAAAGCAAAGATTAGACAAAATTTTAGTGCTTATCTGGAGCAGCAGAAAACTTTTGGGAAGTTGATGCTCTCTGGCGGAGCTTTGTTGAATTTTAATTCTCAATTTGGAACAAAGCTTTATCCAGGTTTGGATGCTTCTTATGCGGTGTCAACTGGCTTATCAGTATATGGTACGGTCAATAAATCCTTACGATTTCCAACCTTTACAGAGATGTATTTAAATACGTCAACAGTAAAGGCTGACCCAAATTTATTGCCAGAAAAGGCTATTAATTATGAAGTGGGTGTTAAGAGATTTACTTCCTGGACTAATTTTACGGCATCAGTATTTTATAAACAAACCACAGATGCGATAGATAAAATTAAAAGACCAAATTTGGAAGTGCCTACCATGGAGAATATTGATAATATAAATATGGCAGGACTAGAGTTGGTTGGTCAATTTGACTTAGCTAAGAAGTTAAACAATTCTAATTTCTGGTTTCAGAAGCTTCAATTTAATTATGCTTATTTAGTGGCAGACAGAAAAGAAATTGATTTTCAGTCTTTTTATACACTTAACTTTTTAAAGCATAAATTTGGTGTAGGAACCTTTTATAGGCTTACAAAAGATGTATCGGCCTCTGTTTTTTATACTTATAAGCTACGCAAAGGAAATTTTCAATTAGATGGAGAATCACCTTTACAAAACTATAAACCTGTTCATTTGGTTGATGTAAGAGTAGACTATACACGAAAGCGTTTTAAGGTTTTTGTAGATGCAAATAACCTTCTTAACTACGAATACTTTGAGTTTGGTTTTGTGGAACAGCCAAGAAGATGGTTAAGTGGTGGAATTAAATTGACTTTTTGA
- the lpxB gene encoding lipid-A-disaccharide synthase, with product MKYFIIAGEKSGDLHGGNLAKELKLQDSSCMMQGWGGSEMRSAGVELLQDYSELAFMGLDFLKHFGRIRKLFIGCKKQILSYDPDVLILIDYSGFNLRIAKWAKKNDIKVVYYIAPKTWAWNASRNKSIKKFVDRLLVILPFEESYFKEHGIETLYVGNPLVERINAFVPDTAFKDTIPEGYDSVVALLPGSRKKEIERVSEELKKVARQFKHTLFVVAAISEVEQSLYKCFECIPNSILVFDKTYDILSVADAAIVTSGTATLETALFNVPQIVVYKADKLTYFIGSRMVKIKHISLVNLILDDFAVPELIQQEFNSGMIKSHLKELLFDTKKKENQLGNYKKLKLVLGERKASKSAAVSIREFLKIEQ from the coding sequence ATGAAGTATTTCATAATTGCTGGCGAAAAATCTGGTGATTTACATGGTGGAAATTTAGCCAAAGAGCTAAAACTACAAGACTCATCTTGCATGATGCAAGGGTGGGGTGGTTCTGAAATGAGGTCTGCAGGAGTAGAACTACTTCAAGATTATTCGGAGTTAGCCTTTATGGGCTTAGACTTTCTAAAGCATTTTGGAAGAATTAGAAAGCTTTTTATTGGCTGTAAAAAACAAATTTTGAGCTATGATCCAGATGTGCTTATTCTCATTGACTATAGTGGTTTTAACTTGAGAATAGCCAAATGGGCAAAGAAGAATGATATTAAAGTAGTGTATTACATTGCCCCTAAAACTTGGGCATGGAATGCTTCGCGAAATAAGTCAATCAAGAAATTTGTAGATAGACTCTTAGTCATTTTGCCTTTTGAAGAAAGCTATTTTAAAGAGCATGGTATTGAAACACTTTATGTGGGAAACCCATTAGTGGAACGCATCAATGCCTTTGTGCCTGACACCGCTTTTAAAGATACTATTCCTGAGGGTTATGACTCTGTCGTGGCTCTATTGCCAGGCAGTCGAAAAAAAGAAATAGAAAGAGTCTCAGAAGAGTTGAAAAAGGTGGCTAGGCAGTTTAAGCATACGTTATTTGTGGTGGCCGCGATTTCTGAAGTTGAACAATCGCTTTATAAATGTTTTGAATGCATTCCAAATTCTATTTTGGTTTTTGACAAAACGTATGATATTCTCAGTGTAGCTGATGCTGCCATTGTGACTTCAGGAACAGCGACTTTAGAAACGGCACTTTTCAATGTACCGCAAATAGTAGTTTATAAAGCGGATAAGTTGACCTACTTCATTGGAAGTAGAATGGTTAAGATTAAACACATCTCTCTTGTCAATTTGATTTTAGACGACTTTGCGGTGCCAGAACTCATTCAGCAGGAATTTAACTCTGGAATGATAAAAAGTCATCTTAAAGAATTGCTTTTTGATACTAAAAAGAAAGAAAATCAGTTGGGTAATTATAAAAAACTTAAGCTCGTTTTAGGAGAAAGAAAGGCTTCTAAATCGGCGGCGGTAAGTATACGGGAATTCCTTAAAATAGAACAATGA
- a CDS encoding DUF5694 domain-containing protein yields MIRVLTFCLMLIPCFVNGQGHNKIEALVLGTFHFGETPDFRSSNYDDVLKPKRQREIMQVVKKLAAYKPDKIFVENTPEAQAFWNNVYREYHQRILPSSKTVLQNEIFQIGIRTASLLKLPSGVICINYMNDAQKKASSVEKKWLDFTEEVNNKKPDFNSFFKSNSLASTNFKNYLEEHESWKNLRLKDHLVKMNEEESLRNLQYFNVLAWMDNNTNGVGAELASMEYFRNLKIVQNLYKKLDNGDDRILIIFGAAHAQILSDILKSHPVFTLVPVSEVLK; encoded by the coding sequence ATGATTAGAGTGCTCACATTTTGTTTAATGCTTATTCCTTGCTTTGTTAATGGGCAAGGTCATAATAAAATCGAGGCTCTAGTACTGGGTACTTTTCATTTTGGTGAAACACCAGATTTTCGTTCGAGTAACTACGACGACGTTTTAAAGCCTAAAAGGCAAAGAGAAATAATGCAAGTGGTGAAGAAACTTGCAGCTTATAAACCAGATAAAATCTTTGTAGAAAATACGCCTGAGGCACAGGCCTTTTGGAACAATGTTTATAGAGAATACCATCAAAGAATTCTTCCTAGCAGTAAGACAGTCCTTCAAAATGAGATTTTTCAAATTGGAATTCGAACAGCTAGTCTTTTAAAACTCCCTTCAGGAGTTATTTGTATCAACTATATGAACGACGCTCAGAAAAAAGCGAGTTCGGTTGAAAAAAAATGGCTAGACTTTACGGAAGAGGTTAATAATAAGAAACCTGATTTCAATTCTTTCTTCAAATCGAACTCATTGGCCTCTACTAATTTTAAAAATTATTTGGAGGAGCATGAAAGCTGGAAAAACTTGCGTTTGAAAGACCATTTGGTGAAAATGAATGAAGAGGAGAGTCTGAGAAACCTTCAATATTTCAATGTTCTGGCGTGGATGGATAATAACACAAATGGGGTAGGAGCTGAACTTGCCTCTATGGAATATTTTAGAAACCTTAAGATTGTCCAAAACTTATATAAGAAGCTTGACAATGGCGATGATAGAATACTAATAATTTTTGGAGCAGCTCATGCCCAAATCCTATCCGATATCCTAAAGAGTCATCCTGTCTTTACTTTAGTACCAGTTTCGGAGGTTTTGAAGTAG